From one Mobula birostris isolate sMobBir1 chromosome 20, sMobBir1.hap1, whole genome shotgun sequence genomic stretch:
- the LOC140185358 gene encoding probable G-protein coupled receptor 139 → MNLVAIVILSGGKCGLSTCTTCYLVAMAAADLFSIVTQVILSRLKWRYFPDSFLSITPVCSVIDVLTFTATDCSVWFTVTFTFDRFVAICCQKLKTKYCTGKTATVVLTTTGVLFCLKNVPRYFAWEPRMIIDNVPWFCEIPDNIFTDPGWVGYDWFDTVLTPFLPFAGILLLNALTVRHSLAASRVRKGLKGQSKGENRSDPEMESRRRSMVLLFTLSGSFILLWITIVVNFIYYQVSGKGFDFNDSEWIFHYFGVLLSDFSCCTNTFIYAVTQSKFREQIIKAMKYPVTSVLHFINKDAS, encoded by the exons A tgaatttagtggcgattgtgatcctgtccggGGGAAAGTGCGGGCTCTCCACCTGCACCACttgctacctggtggccatggcagcggccgatctattCAGCATTGTCACCCAGGTCATTTTGTCACGACTCAAATGGCGTTACTTCCCGGACAGTTTTCTGAGCATCACCCCTGTGTGCAGTGTTATCGATGTACTGACGTtcacagccacagactgttctgtctggttcaccgtcactttcacctttgatcggtttgttgccatttgctgtcagaagctgaaaacaaaatattgcaccgggaaaactgcgacTGTGGTTCTAACAACAACCGGCGTACTGTTCTGTCTGAAAAACGTTCCCCGATACTTCGCATGGGAACCCCGGATGATAATTGACAACGTACCGTGGTTCTGTGAGATCCCAGACAACATTTTCACTGACCCCGGGTGGGTGGGTTATGACTGGTTTGATACGGTTTTAACTCCGTtcctccctttcgctgggatcctgctgctcaacgctctgacagtcagacacagtTTAgcggccagtcgggtccgtaaggggctgaagggtcagagcaagggggagaaccgcagtgacccggagatggagagccggAGGAGATCcatggttttactcttcaccctctccggcagcttcatcctcctgtggataACAATTGTTGTCAATTTCATATATTATCAGGTCTCAGGGAAAGGATTcgatttcaatgattctgaatggATTTTTCACTACTTCGGGGTTTTGCTGAGTGATttcagctgctgcacaaacacgtttatttacgcggtgactcagTCAAAATTCAGGGAGCAGATAATTAAGGCGATGAAATATCCGGTCACCTCGGTGCTTCATTTTATTAATAAAGACGCGTCCTGA